The following coding sequences are from one Beggiatoa alba B18LD window:
- a CDS encoding FAD-linked oxidase C-terminal domain-containing protein, with the protein MKTLLQQLIEFLPKEDVLLSDEAVRPYECDGLSAYRERPAAVVLPNTLAEVQQVLKFCHRHKIPVVARGAGTGLSGGALPHKTGVLLSLAKFKRILAIDPQSRTARVETGVRNLAISQAVAPLGLYYAPDPSSQVACTIGGNVAENSGGVHCLKYGLTVHNILEVKMFTMDGELLTIGSQAYDNAGYDLLALVTGSEGLLGVVVEVTVRLLPKPEQAQVLMAAFDDVIKAGQAVADIIAQGIIPAGLEMMDNAAIRAAEDFVKAGYPVEASAILLCELDGNVDEVERQIVQVNAILAQAGAVDIRQAVDEQQRLQFWAGRKAAFPAVGRISPDYYCMDGTIPRKHLATVLGKIERLSQQYGLAVANVFHAGDGNLHPLILFDANKAGELEKAEALGGEILELCVAVGGTITGEHGVGLEKINQMCVQFNSLELMQFHAVKSAFDPDGLLNPEKAIPTLHRCAEFGKLHVHHGQLPFPELERF; encoded by the coding sequence ATGAAAACTTTATTGCAACAATTAATTGAGTTTTTGCCAAAAGAGGATGTCTTGTTGTCTGATGAGGCTGTGCGTCCTTATGAGTGTGATGGGTTAAGTGCTTATCGTGAACGTCCTGCGGCGGTGGTGTTGCCTAATACGTTGGCTGAGGTACAACAGGTTTTAAAGTTTTGTCATCGTCATAAAATTCCTGTCGTTGCTCGAGGGGCTGGAACGGGTTTATCTGGCGGAGCATTACCGCATAAAACTGGAGTTTTGTTGAGTTTAGCGAAGTTTAAACGTATTTTAGCGATAGACCCACAGAGTCGTACTGCACGGGTGGAAACTGGGGTAAGAAATTTGGCGATTTCGCAAGCTGTCGCACCCTTGGGATTATATTACGCGCCCGACCCTTCTTCTCAGGTGGCTTGTACGATTGGGGGAAATGTGGCGGAAAATTCGGGCGGTGTGCATTGTTTAAAATATGGGTTGACTGTACATAATATCTTAGAGGTTAAGATGTTTACGATGGATGGGGAGTTGCTCACAATCGGCAGTCAAGCGTATGACAATGCAGGTTATGATTTGTTGGCATTAGTCACGGGTTCTGAGGGTTTGCTGGGGGTGGTGGTTGAGGTGACGGTGCGTTTATTGCCAAAACCTGAGCAGGCGCAGGTTTTAATGGCGGCGTTTGATGATGTGATTAAGGCAGGGCAGGCAGTTGCAGATATTATCGCTCAGGGCATTATTCCTGCTGGGTTGGAGATGATGGATAATGCGGCGATTCGTGCGGCAGAGGACTTTGTAAAAGCTGGATATCCTGTTGAGGCTTCAGCAATTTTATTGTGTGAGTTGGATGGTAATGTGGATGAGGTAGAACGCCAAATTGTTCAGGTGAATGCCATTTTAGCGCAAGCGGGGGCAGTGGATATTCGTCAGGCGGTGGATGAGCAACAGCGGTTGCAGTTTTGGGCAGGACGTAAAGCGGCGTTTCCTGCCGTCGGGCGGATTTCACCTGATTATTATTGTATGGATGGCACTATCCCGCGTAAGCATTTAGCGACGGTTTTGGGGAAAATTGAGCGTTTAAGCCAGCAGTATGGGTTAGCTGTCGCAAATGTGTTTCATGCGGGCGATGGCAATTTGCATCCATTGATTTTATTTGATGCGAATAAAGCGGGTGAATTGGAGAAAGCTGAGGCGTTAGGCGGTGAAATTTTAGAGTTATGCGTTGCGGTTGGGGGAACAATTACGGGTGAGCATGGGGTTGGATTAGAGAAAATAAATCAGATGTGTGTGCAGTTCAATTCGTTAGAATTGATGCAATTCCATGCGGTTAAAAGTGCGTTTGACCCTGATGGCTTGTTGAATCCTGAAAAAGCAATTCCGACATTGCACCGTTGCGCGGAGTTTGGCAAGTTGCATGTTCATCATGGTCAACTCCCTTTTCCTGAGTTAGAGCGGTTTTAA
- a CDS encoding DUF2743 domain-containing protein, which produces MSKTTHAIKYREDLSQFIIHLTRDTGNKSARENLISILGTKTILACNPHSMFSPLIDRLNYTEKQQLNVACFTEIPLHQLHLLVREIQGRQIKLKPYGLVFKKEFILQKGGHPVLYINSYFGNLTVNEAMKRLFLPFFREKSYRFTEEVRAIMPFLSIMNEQYDFSWEREWRVLGNFEFEHKDIAALVLPSTGEEHIKQAASEAGVAVISPGLTYEEIVYQLILQQRETRFLTEKNLKQFAEP; this is translated from the coding sequence ATGTCAAAAACGACACATGCTATTAAATACAGAGAAGACCTTTCCCAATTTATCATTCACCTAACCCGCGATACGGGCAACAAATCAGCACGAGAAAACCTTATCTCTATTTTAGGAACTAAAACAATTTTAGCTTGCAATCCACATAGCATGTTTAGCCCACTGATAGATAGGCTTAACTATACAGAAAAACAACAGCTTAATGTTGCTTGTTTTACTGAAATCCCCCTACATCAACTACACCTTTTAGTCCGAGAGATACAAGGCAGGCAAATAAAATTAAAACCCTACGGCTTAGTCTTTAAGAAAGAATTTATTTTACAAAAAGGTGGGCATCCTGTTTTATACATCAATAGCTATTTTGGCAATCTCACCGTTAATGAAGCGATGAAACGGCTATTTCTGCCCTTTTTTAGAGAAAAATCCTACCGTTTTACGGAAGAAGTCCGTGCAATTATGCCATTTCTCAGCATCATGAATGAACAATATGATTTTTCTTGGGAACGAGAATGGCGGGTATTAGGCAATTTTGAATTTGAACACAAAGACATCGCCGCGCTCGTATTACCCAGCACAGGAGAGGAACATATAAAACAAGCAGCTTCAGAAGCAGGTGTTGCCGTTATTTCACCAGGATTAACCTACGAAGAAATCGTTTACCAACTTATCCTACAACAACGTGAAACCCGTTTTTTAACAGAAAAAAACTTAAAACAATTCGCTGAACCGTAA